In Falco cherrug isolate bFalChe1 chromosome 2, bFalChe1.pri, whole genome shotgun sequence, the following are encoded in one genomic region:
- the CRLF2 gene encoding cytokine receptor-like factor 2 isoform X2: protein MRLIFQACSVMFTLGNLVAPQSQSPGWKDTISTTIINFNNEKMQITWAAKELFPGKNVSFSYTFDEGKHKVWKPCPTYLLDQNYNSGCLFKTEGPTLAISIRNSNGSEEFFSKRLKSDFYIKPNRPENVTFFWKEDTVTVSCNKPERAVKCLRLELQYKSKFDKEWQSRTSKCCSVGDQGFDPRKCYSFRVRLKRLVPYCNVVNYSSDWEAETFWMNGTLLDSCDDDIKPESNTVIVLSCLLAVLLMMLILLILLCKWQRLQKSVMPAIPDPKYIFADLFNDHNGNFQEWIDKTDHAVVQTKLEYEEPESIIEAESQQEDEKNSDKQGPQEKIFTFSGAAESNDSKAAQIACLMPRSNTIASFADFQILINDDVYVKL, encoded by the exons GTTGGAAAGATACCATCAGCACCACAATAATCAATTTCAATAATGAGAAGATGCAGATCACATGGGCAGCAAAAGAACTATTTCCTGGCAAGAATGTGTCATTTTCTTATAC ATTTGATGAAGGCAAGCACAAAGTTTGGAAGCCATGTCCCACCTATTTATTGGATCAAAATTATAATTCTGGATGTCTTTTTAAGACAGAAGGACCCACCCTTGCCATCTCTATCAGGAACAGCAATGGAAGTGaagagtttttttctaaaagactaaaatctgatttttata taaAGCCCAATCGACCAGAAAATGTGACCTTCTTCTGGAAAGAAGACACTGTTACTGTAAGCTGTAATAAACCAGAGCGAGCTGTGAAGTGCTTGAGACTTGAGCTTCAATACAAAAGCAAGTTTGACAAAGAGTGGCAA TCCAGAACTTCTAAGTGTTGCAGTGTTGGAGATCAAGGATTTGATCCAAGAAAATGCTATTCTTTCCGAGTCAGACTGAAGAGGCTAGTACCGTACTGCAATGTAGTTAATTACAGCAGTGACTGggaagcagaaacattttggaTGAATGGCACATTATTAG ATTCATGTGATGATGATATAAAACCTGAGTCAAATACAGTAATTGTTTTAAGCTGTTTGCTGGCAGTACTTCTAATGATGCTTATCCTCCTGATTCTTCTGTGTAAATGGCAGAg gCTTCAGAAGTCAGTCATGCCTGCTATACCAGATccaaaatacatatttgctGATCTCTTCAATGATCATAACGGAAACTTCCAG gAATGGATAGACAAAACTGATCATGCAGTGGTGCAAACCAAGCTAGAATATGAAGAGCCAGAGAGCATCATTGAGGCAGAAAGCCAGcaagaagatgaaaagaacaGTGACAAACAGGGGCCTCAGGAGAAAATCTTCACTTTTTCAGGAGCAGCTGAAAGTAATGACTCCAAAGCAGCTCAGATTGCCTGCCTGATGCCAAGATCCAACACTATAGCTTCTTTTGCTGACTTCCAGATTTTAATAAATGATGATGTGTATGTGAAGTTATAA
- the CRLF2 gene encoding cytokine receptor-like factor 2 isoform X1 — protein sequence MQITWAAKELFPGKNVSFSYTFDEGKHKVWKPCPTYLLDQNYNSGCLFKTEGPTLAISIRNSNGSEEFFSKRLKSDFYIKPNRPENVTFFWKEDTVTVSCNKPERAVKCLRLELQYKSKFDKEWQSRTSKCCSVGDQGFDPRKCYSFRVRLKRLVPYCNVVNYSSDWEAETFWMNGTLLDSCDDDIKPESNTVIVLSCLLAVLLMMLILLILLCKWQRLQKSVMPAIPDPKYIFADLFNDHNGNFQEWIDKTDHAVVQTKLEYEEPESIIEAESQQEDEKNSDKQGPQEKIFTFSGAAESNDSKAAQIACLMPRSNTIASFADFQILINDDVYVKL from the exons ATGCAGATCACATGGGCAGCAAAAGAACTATTTCCTGGCAAGAATGTGTCATTTTCTTATAC ATTTGATGAAGGCAAGCACAAAGTTTGGAAGCCATGTCCCACCTATTTATTGGATCAAAATTATAATTCTGGATGTCTTTTTAAGACAGAAGGACCCACCCTTGCCATCTCTATCAGGAACAGCAATGGAAGTGaagagtttttttctaaaagactaaaatctgatttttata taaAGCCCAATCGACCAGAAAATGTGACCTTCTTCTGGAAAGAAGACACTGTTACTGTAAGCTGTAATAAACCAGAGCGAGCTGTGAAGTGCTTGAGACTTGAGCTTCAATACAAAAGCAAGTTTGACAAAGAGTGGCAA TCCAGAACTTCTAAGTGTTGCAGTGTTGGAGATCAAGGATTTGATCCAAGAAAATGCTATTCTTTCCGAGTCAGACTGAAGAGGCTAGTACCGTACTGCAATGTAGTTAATTACAGCAGTGACTGggaagcagaaacattttggaTGAATGGCACATTATTAG ATTCATGTGATGATGATATAAAACCTGAGTCAAATACAGTAATTGTTTTAAGCTGTTTGCTGGCAGTACTTCTAATGATGCTTATCCTCCTGATTCTTCTGTGTAAATGGCAGAg gCTTCAGAAGTCAGTCATGCCTGCTATACCAGATccaaaatacatatttgctGATCTCTTCAATGATCATAACGGAAACTTCCAG gAATGGATAGACAAAACTGATCATGCAGTGGTGCAAACCAAGCTAGAATATGAAGAGCCAGAGAGCATCATTGAGGCAGAAAGCCAGcaagaagatgaaaagaacaGTGACAAACAGGGGCCTCAGGAGAAAATCTTCACTTTTTCAGGAGCAGCTGAAAGTAATGACTCCAAAGCAGCTCAGATTGCCTGCCTGATGCCAAGATCCAACACTATAGCTTCTTTTGCTGACTTCCAGATTTTAATAAATGATGATGTGTATGTGAAGTTATAA